From a region of the Etheostoma cragini isolate CJK2018 chromosome 22, CSU_Ecrag_1.0, whole genome shotgun sequence genome:
- the LOC117937627 gene encoding ribosomal protein S6 kinase alpha-3 isoform X1 — translation MFEMLTGTLPFQGKDRKETMTMILKAKLGMPQFLSSEAQSLLRNLFKRNPGNRLGAGPDGVEEIKRHQFFSTIDWNKLFRREIPPPFKPASGRPDDTFYFDPEFTAKTPRDSPGVPPSANAHQLFRGFSFVAITEEDTQPLPSTIAQQLHRSTSQFSDAYEIKEDIGVGSYSICKRCVHKGTGMEYAVKIINKAKRDPTEEVEILLRYGQHPNIITLKDVYDDGRSVFLVMELMKGGELLDKILRQKFFSEREASAVLYTITKTLEYLHVQGVVHRDLKPSNILYMDESGNAESIRICDFGFAKQLRAENGLLMTPCYTANFVAPEVLKKQGYDAACDIWSLGVLLYTMLTGFTPFANGPEDTPEEILARIGSGKFSLTGGYWNSVSAEAKDLVSKMLHVDPHRRLTAGQVLRHPWVTHRDQLPKYTLNRQDAPHLVKGAMAATYLALSRNVPPVLEPVGCSTLAQRRGLKKITSTAL, via the exons ATG tttgaGATGCTGACGGGAACGCTACCGTTTCAAGGCAAAGACCGGAAAGAGACGATGACCATGATCCTCAA gGCCAAGTTGGGAATGCCACAGTTTTTGAGTTCAGAAGCTCAAAGTCTCCTCAGGAACCTTTTCAAACGCAACCCTGGCAACAGATTAG GAGCGGGACCAGACGGGGTGGAGGAGATCAAGAGGCATCAGTTCTTCAGCACCATCGACTGGAAC AAACTCTTCCGCAGAGAGATCCCCCCTCCCTTCAAACCGGCTTCAGGACGACCTGACGACACTTTCTATTTTGATCCAGAGTTCACAGCTAAAACCCCCAGAG aCTCTCCGGGGGTTCCTCCCAGTGCAAACGCCCATCAGCTGTTCAGGGGATTCAGTTTTGTGGCCATAACCGAAGAGGACACACAACCACTGCCCAGTACCATTGCACAG CAGCTGCACAGAAGCACGTCCCAGTTCTCCGACGCCTACGAGATCAAAGAGGACATCGGAGTCGGGTCGTACTCCATCTGCAAGCGCTGCGTACACAAAGGAACCGGCATGGAGTACGCCGTCAAG ATCATCAACAAGGCCAAGAGGGACCCGACGGAGGAGGTGGAGATCCTGCTGAGATACGGACAGCATCCCAACATCATCACCCTCAAAGAC GTGTATGACGACGGCCGGTCGGTGTTTTTGGTGATGGAGCTGATGAAAGGAGGCGAGCTGCTGGATAAAATCCTCCGACAGAAGTTCTTCTCAGAGAGAGAAGCCAGCGCCGTTCTCTACACCATCACCAAGACGCTGGAGTACCTGCATGTGCAGGGG GTGGTGCACAGAGACCTGAAGCCCAGTAACATCCTCTACATGGACGAGAGCGGGAACGCCGAGTCCATCAGGATCTGCGACTTTGGTTTCGCCAAACAGCTGCGAGCAGAGAACGGGCTGCTCATGACGCCGTGCTACACCGCCAACTTCGTCGCGCCCGAG GTGTTGAAGAAGCAGGGGTACGATGCAGCCTGCGACATCTGGAGTCTGGGAGTCCTGCTCTACACCATGCTAACGGG TTTCACTCCCTTCGCTAACGGCCCCGAAGACACGCCCGAGGAGATTTTGGCTCGCATTGGCAGCGGCAAGTTCTCGCTCACTGGAGGATACTGGAACTCTGTCTCTGCTGAGGCTAAg GACCTGGTGTCCAAGATGCTGCACGTGGACCCTCACCGGCGGCTGACGGCAGGTCAGGTCCTCCGACACCCCTGGGTGACGCACCGAGACCAGCTGCCCAAATACACCCTCAACAGGCAGGACGCACCGCACCTCGTcaag GGTGCGATGGCCGCCACCTACCTGGCGCTCAGCAGGAACGTCCCCCCGGTCCTGGAGCCGGTGGGCTGCTCCACTCTGGCCCAGCGGCGGGGGCTGAAGAAGATCACCTCCACCGCTCTGTGA
- the LOC117937627 gene encoding ribosomal protein S6 kinase alpha-3 isoform X2, whose product MFEMLTGTLPFQGKDRKETMTMILKAKLGMPQFLSSEAQSLLRNLFKRNPGNRLGAGPDGVEEIKRHQFFSTIDWNKLFRREIPPPFKPASGRPDDTFYFDPEFTAKTPRDSPGVPPSANAHQLFRGFSFVAITEEDTQPLPSTIAQLHRSTSQFSDAYEIKEDIGVGSYSICKRCVHKGTGMEYAVKIINKAKRDPTEEVEILLRYGQHPNIITLKDVYDDGRSVFLVMELMKGGELLDKILRQKFFSEREASAVLYTITKTLEYLHVQGVVHRDLKPSNILYMDESGNAESIRICDFGFAKQLRAENGLLMTPCYTANFVAPEVLKKQGYDAACDIWSLGVLLYTMLTGFTPFANGPEDTPEEILARIGSGKFSLTGGYWNSVSAEAKDLVSKMLHVDPHRRLTAGQVLRHPWVTHRDQLPKYTLNRQDAPHLVKGAMAATYLALSRNVPPVLEPVGCSTLAQRRGLKKITSTAL is encoded by the exons ATG tttgaGATGCTGACGGGAACGCTACCGTTTCAAGGCAAAGACCGGAAAGAGACGATGACCATGATCCTCAA gGCCAAGTTGGGAATGCCACAGTTTTTGAGTTCAGAAGCTCAAAGTCTCCTCAGGAACCTTTTCAAACGCAACCCTGGCAACAGATTAG GAGCGGGACCAGACGGGGTGGAGGAGATCAAGAGGCATCAGTTCTTCAGCACCATCGACTGGAAC AAACTCTTCCGCAGAGAGATCCCCCCTCCCTTCAAACCGGCTTCAGGACGACCTGACGACACTTTCTATTTTGATCCAGAGTTCACAGCTAAAACCCCCAGAG aCTCTCCGGGGGTTCCTCCCAGTGCAAACGCCCATCAGCTGTTCAGGGGATTCAGTTTTGTGGCCATAACCGAAGAGGACACACAACCACTGCCCAGTACCATTGCACAG CTGCACAGAAGCACGTCCCAGTTCTCCGACGCCTACGAGATCAAAGAGGACATCGGAGTCGGGTCGTACTCCATCTGCAAGCGCTGCGTACACAAAGGAACCGGCATGGAGTACGCCGTCAAG ATCATCAACAAGGCCAAGAGGGACCCGACGGAGGAGGTGGAGATCCTGCTGAGATACGGACAGCATCCCAACATCATCACCCTCAAAGAC GTGTATGACGACGGCCGGTCGGTGTTTTTGGTGATGGAGCTGATGAAAGGAGGCGAGCTGCTGGATAAAATCCTCCGACAGAAGTTCTTCTCAGAGAGAGAAGCCAGCGCCGTTCTCTACACCATCACCAAGACGCTGGAGTACCTGCATGTGCAGGGG GTGGTGCACAGAGACCTGAAGCCCAGTAACATCCTCTACATGGACGAGAGCGGGAACGCCGAGTCCATCAGGATCTGCGACTTTGGTTTCGCCAAACAGCTGCGAGCAGAGAACGGGCTGCTCATGACGCCGTGCTACACCGCCAACTTCGTCGCGCCCGAG GTGTTGAAGAAGCAGGGGTACGATGCAGCCTGCGACATCTGGAGTCTGGGAGTCCTGCTCTACACCATGCTAACGGG TTTCACTCCCTTCGCTAACGGCCCCGAAGACACGCCCGAGGAGATTTTGGCTCGCATTGGCAGCGGCAAGTTCTCGCTCACTGGAGGATACTGGAACTCTGTCTCTGCTGAGGCTAAg GACCTGGTGTCCAAGATGCTGCACGTGGACCCTCACCGGCGGCTGACGGCAGGTCAGGTCCTCCGACACCCCTGGGTGACGCACCGAGACCAGCTGCCCAAATACACCCTCAACAGGCAGGACGCACCGCACCTCGTcaag GGTGCGATGGCCGCCACCTACCTGGCGCTCAGCAGGAACGTCCCCCCGGTCCTGGAGCCGGTGGGCTGCTCCACTCTGGCCCAGCGGCGGGGGCTGAAGAAGATCACCTCCACCGCTCTGTGA